From the Quercus lobata isolate SW786 chromosome 6, ValleyOak3.0 Primary Assembly, whole genome shotgun sequence genome, one window contains:
- the LOC115994344 gene encoding uncharacterized protein LOC115994344, whose product MILNLNTLEVLGADIDGKSQVHMILQSLPESFKEFGLNYNMNKKIYSLSKLMNGLGAVERILGTSSVDANMAKASSSQSKSKGNGKKKKKKDFTKQDGKQIALGVADKGKKIRGKCLHFGEKGHWKKNCPKFRAANNKGVPGDQKA is encoded by the exons ATGATCTTAAATCTGAATACATTAGAAGTTTTAGGTGCCGATATTGATGGAAAATCCCAAGTGCATATGATACTCCAGTCACTACCGGAATCATTCAAGGAATTTGGACTCAATTATAATATGAATAAAAAGATTTATTCATTGTCTAAATTAATGAATGGGTTGGGAGCGGTGGAACGCATTCTTGGTACATCTAGTGTTGATGCTAATATGGCTAaagcttcttcttctcaatCTAAGTCAAAAGGCAAtggtaaaaagaagaagaagaaggacttcaccAAGCAAGATGGTAAGCAAATTGCCTTAGGGGTTGCcgacaaaggaaagaagatcAGAGGAAAGTGTTTACATTTTGGTGAGAAAGGACATTGGAAGAAGAATTGTCCAAAATTCAGGGCTGCCAATAATAAGG GGGTTCCAGGAGACCAGAAAGCTTAA